DNA from Campylobacter concisus:
TATCTGAATAGCTGCAAGACCGATGCCCTCTTTTGCAATCATCGTATCATACATATCATCAAGTAGTTTGTGAAGTTCCTCATCAAAATTTTTAACATCTTTTGAGACTTCATAAAGTTTTTTATTTGGATAAGATAAAACCTCTAAGATCAAGCCCAAACTCCTACTTATTCACCCAAAAATATAGGCTGCTCATCATCTTGTGTTAGTATTAGTTGATCTAACGAGTAAGAGATTAATTCTTCAGCACTTCTTGTTTTTGTTATCATGCTTGAAACTACTTGGATATCAAGCTTGCACTCTTCACCATCTATCTTCCAAGGTATAGATGAAAGCATATTTAAAATTCTGCTACCAGCTTGTTTAGTGCCATTTTCATCAGTATATTTCATAACCATAGCAAAACAGCCATCACCGTAATGAGCTACTATATCGCTTCTTCTAGAAGTTCTTAAAAGAAGCTGCGATATAGCTTTATACATATTGTTTCGCTCTTTTAAATTTTTTACACGATTTGTAAATCTGTCTTTTGCTCTTACTAGTAAAAACGATGCGTTATAGCCATATCTCTTAACGGCTTCTACTTCACTTTGCACTGTGGCTACTAGAAATTTTTTATTATAGACGTCATATGTCGTATCATAAATCGACTGCTCTTCAATAGATTTAAGCATTTTAGCTACTTCGTCATAGCTTACTTTAATGACATCAAGATGCTTATCCATAAGGCTGTTTAATTTTATTAGGTCATGATTAAATGCGCTTAAAACATTTTGAAGAGCTAGGAT
Protein-coding regions in this window:
- a CDS encoding GGDEF domain-containing protein, giving the protein MIKIDNAPDPKKKAVEVKHILEKEKVDIYKFSENVLHELSDDNVPSTPNNYSIYFEKMLDGQPDEFRKEIGDMIVINSEISVPSGSNISIEKEIKQGFIQIKSMLQAVVLIYKNLGIMRGLVQKRMDALKNNTNILALQNVLSAFNHDLIKLNSLMDKHLDVIKVSYDEVAKMLKSIEEQSIYDTTYDVYNKKFLVATVQSEVEAVKRYGYNASFLLVRAKDRFTNRVKNLKERNNMYKAISQLLLRTSRRSDIVAHYGDGCFAMVMKYTDENGTKQAGSRILNMLSSIPWKIDGEECKLDIQVVSSMITKTRSAEELISYSLDQLILTQDDEQPIFLGE